Proteins encoded within one genomic window of Manis pentadactyla isolate mManPen7 chromosome 4, mManPen7.hap1, whole genome shotgun sequence:
- the DDI2 gene encoding protein DDI1 homolog 2 isoform X2: protein MSSLPTSDGFNHPAHPSGQSPKIGNPMSLAHSVSASVCPIKPGDPDSTRTKAVKASKASAEFQITSEKKEHLPLQDFSDRASSADSAPADQSPATPLQNSSEDAIVADNLEKLPADRSSQGLKSLLHARQEASLSVTTSRMQEPQRFLGEKGWHPENQNLSQVNGRQQHKEPGNERHKVVQQNTSCDQEHLCNTGDLQLLEERQQNQQKSVDLEAVMKGDRLQQNVDLPGTEKNILPSGCFACSNLETLMEVDTVEQSLVAVLNSAGSQNADVESMGTSGLTLDNPPMEVEPSKCNPSSEILSNSTSPQDLQLPESNDEMSETNKEYGNPSPSLGLCGSCQPSVESAEESCSSITAALKELHELLVVSKPASDNTTEEVTYQSEAVTEGHIAIRDLSERWTPNDLGAAQNERCSRVSFHQAVSVAVKTGKLTDTSAGAGVDDLENTNFRGLSDGLLTDRESVPKSRESTHESSCVTVASAKTSNQLLCTLGAEISPELLAGEEDALSQTSEQTKSLSSSFILIKDLGQGMQNPATNRPEAREDDCPEATGPLLEFEPPTSHLSSPSILPPPLVFPAADIDRILRAGFTLQEALGALHRVGGNADLALLVLLAKNIVVPT from the coding sequence ATGTCATCATTACCAACTTCAGATGGATTTAACCATCCAGCCCATCCTTCAGGACAAAGTCCTAAGATTGGTAATCCTATGAGTCTTGctcactctgtctctgcttcaGTCTGCCCTATCAAGCCCGGTGACCCAGACAGCACCAGAACAAAAGCTGTGAAGGCTTCAAAGGCTTCGGCTGAATTCCAGATAACCTCTGAAAAGAAAGAACATCTTCCTCTGCAGGATTTTTCTGATCGTGCTTCTTCAGCAGACAGTGCTCCAGCAGACCAGAGTCCAGCTACGCCTTTGCAGAATTCATCTGAAGACGCTATTGTTGCAGATAATCTGGAGAAATTGCCTGCTGACAGAAGCAGCCAGGGCCTCAAATCTCTTCTCCATGCAAGACAGGAAGCTAGTTTATCTGTCACAACTAGTAGGATGCAAGAACCACAGAGGTTTCTAGGTGAAAAGGGTTGGCATCCAGAAAATCAGAACCTGAGTCAAGTGAATGGCCGTCAGCAGCACAAAGAACCAGGGAATGAACGGCATAAGGTCGTACAACAGAACACTTCATGTGACCAAGAACATCTTTGTAACACAGGGGACCTTCAGCTTCTTGAAGAAAGGCAACAGAATCAACAAAAAAGTGTTGATTTGGAAGCTGTTATGAAAGGAGACAGGCTACAGCAGAATGTGGACCTTCCAGGTACAGAGAAAAATATTCTACCTTCAGGGTGCTTTGCCTGCTCAAACTTGGAAACGCTAATGGAAGTCGATACAGTTGAACAGTCCCTGGTTGCTGTGCTTAATTCAGCAGGCAGTCAGAATGCCGATGTCGAGAGCATGGGTACATCTGGTCTCACCCTAGATAATCCCCCAATGGAAGTGGAACCATCAAAATGTAACCCTTCATCTGAAATTTTGAGTAATTCCACTTCGCCTCAGGATTTGCAGCTCCCAGAAAGCAACGATGAAATGTCTGAAACAAATAAAGAATATGGGAACCCTTCCCCCTCTTTAGGTCTCTGTGGCAGTTGTCAGCCCTCTGTGGAGTCAGCAGAGGAATCTTGCTCATCTATAACAGCAGCCTTGAAGGAACTTCATGAACTTTTGGTTGTTAGTAAACCAGCTTCAGATAATACAACTGAAGAAGTGACCTATCAGTCTGAAGCAGTGACCGAGGGCCACATAGCTATTAGGGACCTTTCTGAGAGATGGACCCCAAATGATCTTGGAGCTGCCCAGAATGAACGGTGTTCACGAGTCTCCTTTCATCAGGCTGTATCTGTAGCAGTGAAGACAGGAAAACTCACAGACACTTCAGCTGGTGCTGGAGTAGATGATCTAGAAAATACTAACTTCAGGGGTCTAAGTGATGGCCTGTTAACTGATAGGGAAAGTGTCCCCAAATCGAGGGAATCAACACATGAGAGCAGTTGTGTCACTGTAGCCTCAGCCAAAACGTCTAATCAATTACTCTGCACCTTAGGTGCAGAGATTTCACCCGAACTTTTAGCAGGTGAGGAGGATGCACTCAGTCAGACTTCTGAGCAGACCAAGTCCTTGTCATCCAGTTTCATACTGATTAAAGATTTGGGTCAGGGCATGCAGAACCCAGCGACAAATAGGCCTGAGGCCAGAGAAGATGACTGTCCTGAAGCTACAGGGCCACTTCTTGAATTTGAACCACCTACCAGCCATCTATCAAGTCCCTCCATTCTTCCACCACCATTAGTTTTTCCTGCTGCAGACATTGACCGGATTCTCCGTGCTGGTTTTACTCTGCAGGAAGCTCTTGGGGCGTTGCATCGAGTTGGTGGAAATGCAGACCTTGCACTTCTTGTTTTGCTAGCAAAGAACATTGTAGTTCCTACATAA